The Elaeis guineensis isolate ETL-2024a chromosome 13, EG11, whole genome shotgun sequence genome includes a region encoding these proteins:
- the LOC105056861 gene encoding probable trehalose-phosphate phosphatase 6 — protein MTKQNVVVPEAMAISVAAVANSSPLFPYLPPRSGCGAGGAGGFALKKKYLSQLELGGARINAWVESMKASSPTHAKAAAALAVAPSVGAVGAQDEHATWIMRHPSALSKFEQIISASKGKQIAMFLDYDGTLSPIVDDPDLAFMSDAMRDAVRNLARYFPTAIVSGRCRDKVYNFVRLAELYYAGSHGMDIKGPATGPRYMKAKAKAVHFQPASEFLPMIYEVYKVLLEKTKSTPGAKVENNKFCVSVHYRCVDEKSWSGLAEQVKSVLKEYPKLRLTEGRKVLEIRPTIKWDKGKALEFLLESLGFADCNEVLPVYIGDDRTDEDAFKVLRDRGQGFGILVSKFPKETNASYSLQEPSEVMDFLLRLVEWKRLSLKARPRV, from the exons ATGACGAAGCAGAATGTGGTGGTGCCGGAGGCGATGGCCATCTCGGTGGCTGCCGTGGCCAACTCGTCGCCGCTCTTCCCCTACCTGCCGCCGCGCAGCGGCTGCGGAGCCGGTGGCGCCGGCGGGTTTGCCCTGAAGAAAAAATATCTCTCCCAGCTGGAGCTCGGCGGGGCGAGGATCAATGCGTGGGTTGAGTCCATGAAGGCCTCCTCCCCCACCCACGCCAAGGCCGCCGCTGCCCTCGCCGTCGCCCCTTCCGTCGGCGCCGTCGGCGCCCAGGACGAACATGCCACCTGGATT ATGCGGCACCCTTCGGCTCTGAGCAAATTTGAACAGATCATTAGCGCCTCTAAAGGGAAGCAGATTGCGATGTTCTTGGACTACGATGGAACGCTCTCTCCGATCGTCGACGACCCCGACTTGGCCTTCATGTCCGACGCG ATGAGAGATGCTGTGAGGAATCTCGCGCGGTACTTCCCCACGGCGATCGTCAGTGGGCGGTGCCGAGACAAG GTGTATAACTTTGTGAGGCTGGCAGAGTTATACTACGCTGGTAGCCATGGCATGGACATCAAAGGCCCTGCCACAGGACCCAGATACATGAAAGCTAAG GCCAAGGCAGTTCACTTTCAACCAGCTAGTGAATTCCTCCCCATGATATATGAG GTTTATAAAGTTTTGTTGGAGAAAACCAAATCCACCCCTGGTGCCAAGGTGGAGAACAACAAGTTCTGTGTGTCTGTCCACTACAGATGTGTAGATGAAAAG AGTTGGAGTGGATTGGCTGAGCAGGTGAAGTCAGTGCTCAAGGAATACCCCAAGTTGCGGCTCACCGAAGGAAGAAAG GTCTTGGAGATTAGACCAACTATTAAATGGGACAAGGGGAAGGCCCTAGAGTTCTTGTTGGAGTCTCTTG GGTTTGCCGACTGCAACGAGGTGTTGCCTGTGTACATTGGAGATGATCGCACCGATGAGGATGCTTTCAAG GTCTTGCGTGATAGGGGACAAGGCTTTGGTATACTTGTTTCCAAGTTTCCAAAGGAGACAAATGCCTCTTATTCTCTCCAAGAGCCCTCTGAG GTTATGGACTTTTTACTTCGCCTGGTGGAGTGGAAGCGCCTTTCTTTGAAAGCTCGGCCAAGGGTGTAA